Proteins from one Bactrocera neohumeralis isolate Rockhampton chromosome 3, APGP_CSIRO_Bneo_wtdbg2-racon-allhic-juicebox.fasta_v2, whole genome shotgun sequence genomic window:
- the LOC126753184 gene encoding uncharacterized protein LOC126753184 — MKSLFIFGLLALSAFTYAEEAQKSAEPKSAEPAAAASEVKPSSTAEKKQEKRGIIHGTGYGYGGGHGGAVLLSGGHGGGYGGGIGGGAIIAGTGLGGGLGGGLGGGLGGGISVPTNVQTSYVERQVAVPYQVERAVPYPVEQIVQVPVQVPVPQPYPVEKTVHVPVKEIVKVPVHIPQPYPVEKTVHVHVPVHVDRPIPVKVPVPAPYPVEKIVQVPVKVPVPQPYPVEKIVQVPVKVPVHVPQPYPVEKIVQVPVKVPVDRPYPVPVEKPYPVPVEKPVPYPVEKRITIPVQVPVDNPVPVHVDRPVAVPVKVAVPRPYPVIKEIPVPVERKVPYPVKVPIDVPRPVHVEQHVPVAVEQHVPYKVPVPVPVHVQSHVAPAAAIISGGYGGIGGYGGHSIGSLGGHSLGGYGGHSISYGHGIHKKK, encoded by the exons ATGAAATCTCTG TTCATTTTCGGCCTCTTGGCCTTATCAGCATTCACTTATGCCGAGGAAGCGCAAAAATCAGCGGAGCCGAAGTCTGCTGAGCCCGCAGCCGCCGCTTCCGAAGTGAAGCCATCCAGCACAGCCgagaagaaacaagaaaaacgtgGCATCATTCACGGAACCGGCTACGGTTACGGCGGTGGTCATGGTGGCGCAGTACTTTTAAGTGGTGGACATGGTGGTGGATATGGTGGCGGTATTGGTGGTGGTGCCATCATTGCCGGCACTGGACTCGGTGGTGGCTTGGGTGGTGGACTTGGCGGTGGACTCGGCGGTGGCATTTCTGTACCCACTAATGTCCAAACCTCTTACGTGGAACGTCAAGTCGCTGTGCCTTATCAAGTCGAACGCGCCGTGCCCTACCCAGTGGAGCAAATCGTTCAAGTACCAGTGCAAGTACCTGTACCACAACCCTACCCCGTTGAGAAAACCGTACATGTACCAGTCAAAGAGATCGTCAAAGTACCTGTGCATATACCACAACCCTACCCCGTGGAGAAAACTGTTCACGTACATGTGCCCGTACATGTGGACCGCCCAATACCAGTGAAAGTGCCCGTCCCAGCACCATACCCAGTTGAGAAGATCGTGCAAGTGCCCGTTAAAGTACCGGTACCACAACCCTACCCGGTTGAGAAGATCGTACAAGTGCCCGTCAAAGTACCTGTACATGTGCCACAACCTTACCCAGTCGAAAAGATAGTACAAGTGCCCGTCAAAGTACCCGTCGATCGTCCCTACCCAGTACCTGTGGAGAAACCATACCCAGTACCTGTCGAGAAGCCCGTACCATACCCAGTCGAGAAGCGTATCACCATACCTGTGCAAGTGCCAGTCGATAATCCAGTGCCAGTCCATGTAGACCGTCCCGTGGCTGTGCCTGTCAAAGTTGCTGTGCCCAGGCCATATCCCGTCATCAAGGAGATCCCTGTACCAGTCGAACGCAAAGTACCCTACCCGGTGAAGGTACCAATCGATGTACCACGCCCCGTGCATGTCGAACAGCACGTCCCGGTGGCCGTTGAACAACACGTGCCTTACAAAGTGCCAGTTCCAGTGCCCGTCCATGTTCAGAGCCATGTTGCGCCAGCGGCTGCGATAATTAGCGGAGGCTATGGTGGTATTGGCGGTTACGGTGGCCATTCCATTGGCTCCCTTGGTGGTCACTCTCTCGGAGGCTATGGTGGCCATTCGATCAGCTATGGACACGGAATTCACAAGAAGAAGTAA